A region of Paenibacillus sp. 37 DNA encodes the following proteins:
- a CDS encoding DUF4375 domain-containing protein yields MSEQDINDVWHDYAVLFVEKKNESEQGWASLTSNEQDVAALWLLEADVFNGGFIQFFCNWGEEVYRYALRALHIIGATQVVEIITSPYGCIEHLKEDERLTELWDIPKLLTKEQEHQLDELDQQFWNNEDQIAEKAYGYYHGKLNMMII; encoded by the coding sequence GTGAGTGAGCAAGATATTAATGATGTATGGCATGACTATGCTGTGTTATTTGTCGAAAAAAAGAATGAATCTGAACAGGGCTGGGCATCGTTAACTTCGAACGAGCAGGACGTTGCTGCTTTATGGCTGTTAGAGGCGGATGTCTTTAATGGTGGTTTTATACAGTTTTTCTGCAACTGGGGGGAAGAAGTATACCGTTACGCGTTGCGGGCATTACATATCATTGGTGCGACTCAAGTTGTGGAGATTATAACGTCACCATACGGCTGCATTGAGCATCTGAAAGAGGATGAAAGGCTTACTGAACTATGGGACATTCCTAAATTACTGACAAAGGAACAAGAGCACCAGTTAGATGAACTGGATCAGCAATTTTGGAACAATGAGGATCAGATCGCGGAGAAAGCCTATGGTTATTATCACGGAAAATTGAACATGATGATTATATAA
- a CDS encoding Imm63 family immunity protein, translating to MSNMLSKQQLADILIQLLKLTFFPREQMQNYVNRLFETFKWDGVPYVECGKDTYIVRIYERGLVSLEKRVKQPEEVIYWLLEDIIFTATHVGLLERHGVDNKQTHLNYTDEVMKELNRGVQEAFQQIGDPYLHWHQTGKRQELESMA from the coding sequence ATGTCCAACATGTTAAGCAAACAACAATTGGCAGACATCCTTATACAGCTTTTAAAGCTTACATTCTTCCCTAGAGAACAGATGCAGAACTATGTTAACCGCTTGTTTGAGACCTTTAAATGGGATGGTGTACCCTATGTAGAGTGTGGAAAAGATACGTATATTGTTCGAATATACGAACGTGGTCTCGTCTCGTTAGAGAAACGAGTAAAACAGCCAGAGGAAGTCATCTATTGGCTGCTGGAAGATATTATTTTCACCGCGACGCATGTAGGATTGTTGGAACGACATGGCGTGGATAATAAACAGACGCATTTGAACTATACAGATGAAGTCATGAAGGAACTGAACAGGGGTGTTCAGGAAGCTTTCCAGCAGATCGGTGATCCGTATTTACATTGGCATCAGACGGGTAAACGTCAGGAGTTAGAGAGCATGGCATAA
- a CDS encoding protein adenylyltransferase SelO, producing MQQETLNKGWNLENSYAQLPQPFFTSQGAVPVESPKLIIFNRLLASGLGLDVESLDSDEGAQIFAGNSIPEGAEPLAQAYAGHQFGNFNMLGDGRALLLGEQITPQGERVDIQLKGSGRTPYSRGGDGRAAVGPMLREYIISEAMYALGIPTTRSLAVVSTGENIIRETERPGAILTRVASSHIRVATFQYAARWGSIEDLRALAEYTLHRHFPEVAQAENRYLLLLQEVIKRQAALIAQWQRIGFIHGVMNTDNMAISGETIDYGPCAFMDAYNPGTVFSSIDRQGRYAYGNQPYIAGWNLARFAETLLPLLHEDEEQAVQLAQDAIAQFSELYHQHWLKGMRAKLGLLDEEAEDEALIKDLLELMEKHSADYTNTFLALTIDTLEGITMYASTEFSEWHERWQARLERQHEGKEVSRQLMRTSNPAVIPRNHRVEEALERAENHGDLSVMQKLLKVLSDPFAYSPEQAEYAELPAQCNTSYQTFCGT from the coding sequence ATGCAACAAGAAACGTTGAACAAAGGGTGGAACTTGGAGAATAGTTATGCGCAGTTACCGCAACCCTTTTTTACAAGTCAGGGTGCGGTGCCTGTTGAATCACCAAAGCTGATCATTTTCAATAGACTGCTTGCATCCGGCTTGGGACTGGATGTGGAGTCTCTTGACAGTGATGAAGGGGCGCAAATTTTTGCAGGTAATTCGATTCCGGAAGGAGCCGAGCCTTTGGCTCAGGCCTATGCAGGACATCAATTTGGCAATTTTAACATGCTTGGTGATGGTCGTGCTTTGCTGCTGGGAGAACAGATTACGCCACAGGGCGAGCGAGTGGATATCCAGCTGAAAGGTTCAGGAAGAACACCCTACTCCCGTGGAGGAGATGGACGTGCTGCTGTAGGGCCAATGTTGCGAGAGTATATTATTAGTGAAGCAATGTATGCACTGGGGATCCCAACGACACGCAGTCTGGCTGTGGTATCAACAGGTGAAAACATTATCCGCGAAACAGAGCGGCCAGGGGCTATCTTGACCCGTGTTGCTTCTAGTCACATCAGGGTGGCAACCTTTCAGTACGCAGCAAGATGGGGGTCTATTGAAGATCTTCGGGCGTTGGCTGAGTACACGTTGCATCGACATTTCCCCGAGGTTGCTCAAGCCGAAAATCGTTATCTTTTGCTCCTTCAGGAAGTGATTAAACGGCAGGCGGCTCTCATTGCCCAATGGCAGCGTATTGGTTTCATTCATGGTGTGATGAACACGGATAACATGGCCATTAGTGGTGAGACCATTGATTACGGTCCATGTGCCTTTATGGATGCTTACAATCCTGGGACCGTATTTAGCTCCATTGACAGACAAGGTCGCTATGCATATGGCAATCAACCTTATATTGCCGGGTGGAATTTGGCTCGATTTGCCGAGACACTTCTGCCGTTGTTGCATGAAGATGAAGAGCAGGCAGTGCAACTTGCGCAGGATGCTATCGCACAATTTTCTGAATTGTACCATCAGCACTGGCTTAAGGGGATGCGTGCCAAACTGGGCTTGTTGGATGAAGAAGCCGAAGATGAAGCGCTGATCAAGGATCTCCTCGAACTCATGGAGAAGCATAGTGCGGATTACACCAATACGTTCCTGGCGTTGACCATTGACACATTGGAAGGGATAACAATGTATGCCTCGACAGAATTTTCGGAATGGCATGAACGTTGGCAAGCAAGATTGGAAAGACAGCATGAGGGGAAGGAAGTCTCTCGGCAGTTGATGAGAACAAGCAATCCAGCCGTCATTCCCCGCAATCATCGGGTCGAGGAAGCCCTTGAGCGAGCGGAGAACCACGGAGATCTTAGCGTGATGCAGAAGCTTTTGAAGGTTCTTTCAGACCCGTTCGCATACTCACCTGAGCAGGCTGAATATGCCGAACTACCTGCACAATGCAATACTTCGTATCAGACTTTTTGTGGGACCTGA
- a CDS encoding nucleobase:cation symporter-2 family protein, which yields MKETKKMRVFSLGIQHVLAMYAGAILVPLLVGRALNLTAEQLAYLVSIDLLTCGIATWLQARKGKYLGIGLPAVLGSSFVAVTPMIAIGSQYGIPAIYGSIIAAGLFIVIFAVFFSKIVKLFPPVVIGTVVTIIGLALIPTGIKNMAGGANSENFGSLDNLALSFGVLLFILILNRYARGFVKSLAVLLGIIVGTLIAAIMGKVNFASVQEASWFHLPQPFYFGWPTFEIGPIITMIIVGTVVIIESTGVFMALSKICDQPINENDLARGYRAEGLAFVLGGIFNAFPYNTFAQNVGLVQLSKVKTTNVVVAAGGILVFLGLIPKVAAFATIIPSAVLGGATVILFGMVVSSGIKMLQNVDFGKQSNLLIVACSVSLGLGVTAVPDLFAQLPQSIRIIVSDGIITGSLSAILLNVFFNLGFKKESLPVQPVQVQEAHT from the coding sequence ATGAAAGAAACCAAAAAGATGAGAGTTTTTTCACTGGGGATTCAGCACGTACTCGCGATGTATGCGGGAGCGATTCTGGTGCCTTTGCTTGTGGGCAGAGCACTAAATCTGACTGCAGAGCAGTTGGCGTATCTGGTATCCATTGACCTGTTAACGTGTGGGATTGCCACATGGCTTCAGGCACGAAAAGGGAAGTACTTGGGGATTGGTTTGCCAGCGGTGCTCGGAAGTTCTTTTGTAGCGGTGACACCGATGATTGCGATTGGATCGCAATACGGAATTCCTGCCATATATGGGTCGATCATCGCAGCGGGGTTATTTATCGTCATCTTTGCCGTATTTTTTAGCAAAATCGTCAAATTGTTTCCGCCAGTCGTGATCGGTACAGTGGTAACCATTATCGGTCTTGCGCTAATCCCAACCGGCATTAAAAACATGGCGGGTGGAGCAAACAGTGAGAATTTCGGAAGTTTGGATAATTTGGCGCTTTCATTTGGTGTATTACTTTTTATTCTAATCCTGAATCGATATGCTCGCGGGTTTGTTAAATCCCTGGCTGTTCTCCTTGGAATTATCGTGGGAACCCTCATCGCAGCCATCATGGGAAAAGTGAATTTTGCCTCTGTACAGGAAGCCTCCTGGTTCCATTTACCTCAACCCTTTTACTTTGGATGGCCTACCTTCGAAATCGGCCCAATCATTACAATGATTATTGTAGGTACGGTGGTTATCATCGAATCAACAGGTGTATTTATGGCTTTGAGCAAAATCTGTGATCAACCGATCAACGAAAACGATCTGGCACGGGGATATCGTGCAGAAGGTCTCGCGTTTGTCCTTGGCGGCATATTCAATGCTTTTCCATACAATACATTTGCACAGAATGTTGGTTTGGTTCAGCTCTCCAAAGTGAAAACGACCAATGTTGTTGTTGCAGCTGGAGGTATTCTGGTCTTTCTGGGGCTCATTCCGAAGGTAGCTGCTTTTGCAACCATTATTCCAAGTGCTGTCCTCGGGGGAGCGACTGTTATCCTGTTCGGAATGGTTGTTTCATCCGGGATCAAAATGCTGCAAAACGTCGACTTTGGCAAACAATCCAATCTGTTGATCGTGGCTTGCTCCGTTTCACTTGGGCTCGGTGTTACTGCTGTACCCGACCTGTTTGCCCAGCTTCCTCAAAGTATTCGGATTATTGTTAGTGATGGTATTATTACGGGAAGCCTGTCAGCGATCCTGCTCAATGTCTTCTTTAACCTCGGTTTCAAAAAAGAAAGCTTGCCTGTACAACCCGTACAGGTTCAGGAAGCACATACGTAA
- a CDS encoding NRDE family protein, whose product MCLILLAYNMHPTYPLILGSNRDEFYNRPTAQAHYWEDHPHILAGRDLSKMGTWMGVTKGGRLAAVTNYRDPNEEVHAKGSRGDLVADFLKGTSTPEQYMHRAEQSRNDFPGYNLLVGDPDDLYYYSNVGNVVMKLKPGIYGISNHLINTDWPKVKRGKEGLEKIIQGEDEATLTEQILVLLQMADPSVDELLPHTGVPMEWERLLSPIFVKSEKFDYGTRASSVVLMNREEVFFTEMVHQNGEVMEQRFNINLLN is encoded by the coding sequence ATGTGTTTAATTTTATTAGCTTACAACATGCATCCAACGTATCCGCTTATACTGGGATCAAATAGGGATGAATTCTATAACAGACCTACGGCTCAAGCACACTATTGGGAAGACCATCCTCATATATTGGCTGGCCGGGATTTGTCGAAAATGGGAACCTGGATGGGCGTAACCAAAGGTGGGCGTCTGGCTGCTGTTACGAATTATCGTGATCCGAATGAAGAGGTACATGCCAAGGGCTCAAGAGGAGATCTGGTTGCTGATTTTTTGAAGGGAACGTCCACACCTGAGCAATATATGCACCGTGCGGAGCAAAGTCGCAATGATTTTCCTGGCTACAATTTGTTAGTGGGTGATCCTGACGACCTCTATTATTATTCTAATGTGGGCAATGTTGTGATGAAGTTGAAACCGGGAATATACGGGATTAGTAATCACTTGATCAATACAGATTGGCCCAAGGTAAAACGTGGAAAAGAAGGGCTGGAGAAAATCATCCAAGGGGAGGACGAAGCTACCCTGACAGAACAAATATTAGTTTTGCTGCAAATGGCTGACCCTTCAGTGGATGAGCTTCTCCCCCATACAGGTGTTCCAATGGAATGGGAGCGTTTGCTTTCTCCCATCTTCGTTAAAAGTGAAAAATTCGACTATGGGACCAGAGCTTCATCCGTTGTTCTGATGAATAGAGAAGAAGTGTTTTTTACGGAGATGGTTCACCAGAACGGAGAAGTAATGGAGCAACGATTTAACATCAATCTTCTCAACTGA
- a CDS encoding Dabb family protein: MFEHLVVFKFNDKTTLTKQQELVDQLLALQDQIPGIVGLTAGINVTEETDRIQGYTIGLRVTFEDQEALRAYGPHPAHQAFVASLDGWVEDVIVVDYAI, from the coding sequence ATGTTTGAACATTTGGTTGTTTTTAAATTTAACGATAAAACCACATTAACCAAACAGCAGGAATTGGTGGACCAATTACTCGCGTTACAGGATCAAATCCCGGGGATTGTCGGGCTGACCGCAGGGATCAATGTCACGGAAGAAACGGACCGTATTCAAGGTTACACAATTGGCTTGCGAGTGACGTTTGAAGATCAGGAGGCATTGCGCGCTTATGGCCCGCATCCTGCTCATCAGGCATTTGTGGCTTCCCTGGATGGTTGGGTGGAAGATGTAATTGTCGTTGATTATGCGATATAA
- a CDS encoding TetR/AcrR family transcriptional regulator, with product MSGVLSPNSNDPRVIRTRQLILDAFLNQLNLKNFNSITIQNITEQATINRATFYAHFQDKYALLEALLSDAFMEYVTKRVDPDARLSAETIEQLIFSLCDYHVSSNGCIKKYETVAPIIEENIKTQLEQFLLELMSKVAGDVDHKTLKITATMLSWSIYGMTYRWNIEGGQESPVELANRVVPYMMGGLELLN from the coding sequence ATGTCTGGTGTATTGTCTCCAAACTCGAATGATCCGCGTGTAATTCGCACGCGTCAATTAATTCTGGATGCGTTTTTAAACCAATTGAATCTTAAAAATTTCAACAGCATTACGATTCAAAACATTACAGAACAAGCCACAATTAACAGGGCTACATTTTACGCCCATTTTCAGGATAAATATGCACTGCTTGAAGCCTTGTTATCGGATGCTTTTATGGAATATGTAACCAAAAGGGTGGACCCGGATGCCCGGTTATCAGCCGAAACCATAGAGCAGCTTATATTTTCATTATGTGATTATCACGTCTCAAGTAATGGATGCATCAAAAAATATGAGACAGTTGCACCAATTATTGAAGAAAACATCAAGACACAGCTGGAGCAATTCCTTCTTGAATTAATGAGTAAAGTAGCGGGGGATGTAGATCACAAAACGCTGAAAATTACTGCAACGATGCTAAGCTGGTCGATCTATGGAATGACGTATCGATGGAATATTGAAGGCGGGCAGGAATCTCCGGTTGAATTAGCCAACAGAGTGGTCCCCTATATGATGGGCGGATTGGAATTGTTGAATTGA
- a CDS encoding NADH:flavin oxidoreductase → MSNQQHNVISTEFLFQPYTVQKLTLSSRIVMSPMARAFSPDGVPGPDVAAYYRRRAKHGVGLIITEGATIEHPSASSEPRIPHMYGEAALQGWAEVVEQVHEAGGKIFPQILHMGIVRPSGSNPHPEAASLSPSGVDMEGTQVGAPMTETEIATVIQAYADAAVNAQRIGFDGIELHGAHGFLIDQFFWKTTNRRTDRYGGDLQKRTQFAVELVMAVRAAVGPDFPIAMRISQWKMNDYQARLFETPEQLEQFLRLLVDAGVDIFHCSTRRFWEPEFEGSDLGFAGWVRKLSGRTTITVGSVGMPDEPEAGADETTHPGMGELMKRYEQQEFDLVAVGRALLGDPAWAAKIREGRVSEIQAFTPEALATLH, encoded by the coding sequence TTGAGTAATCAACAACATAACGTTATTTCTACGGAGTTTCTGTTCCAACCATACACTGTTCAAAAATTAACCCTGTCCTCACGCATCGTCATGTCCCCCATGGCTCGTGCCTTCTCCCCGGATGGTGTCCCTGGCCCCGATGTAGCCGCATATTATCGTCGGCGTGCCAAGCATGGTGTTGGACTCATTATTACCGAAGGTGCGACCATTGAGCATCCATCAGCATCAAGTGAGCCTAGAATCCCTCATATGTATGGAGAAGCAGCTCTTCAAGGCTGGGCTGAAGTGGTCGAACAAGTCCATGAAGCCGGCGGCAAGATTTTTCCGCAGATTTTACACATGGGAATCGTTCGTCCTTCAGGATCTAACCCACACCCGGAAGCTGCATCACTGAGTCCATCGGGAGTTGATATGGAAGGTACGCAAGTAGGTGCGCCTATGACGGAGACAGAGATCGCAACGGTGATTCAAGCTTATGCTGATGCAGCAGTTAATGCGCAACGCATCGGTTTTGACGGAATTGAGCTTCACGGTGCACACGGGTTTCTGATCGATCAGTTTTTCTGGAAAACAACGAATAGGAGAACGGATCGCTATGGCGGTGACCTTCAAAAACGAACTCAATTCGCGGTTGAACTTGTCATGGCAGTTCGTGCTGCGGTAGGTCCTGATTTCCCTATTGCGATGCGGATTTCCCAATGGAAGATGAATGATTATCAAGCCAGACTGTTCGAAACCCCCGAACAATTGGAACAATTCCTTCGTTTGTTAGTTGACGCAGGTGTAGATATCTTTCACTGCTCGACACGACGCTTCTGGGAGCCCGAGTTCGAAGGATCTGATCTTGGATTTGCAGGTTGGGTAAGAAAACTGAGTGGCCGAACCACAATTACCGTTGGTTCTGTGGGTATGCCAGATGAGCCTGAAGCAGGAGCAGATGAAACAACACATCCAGGTATGGGCGAACTCATGAAGCGATATGAGCAGCAGGAATTTGATCTGGTAGCTGTGGGACGTGCACTCCTTGGCGATCCGGCATGGGCTGCCAAAATACGTGAAGGACGCGTATCCGAGATACAGGCTTTTACACCTGAAGCACTCGCTACGTTACACTAA
- a CDS encoding AraC family ligand binding domain-containing protein: MTREVRTVVFDTDLHLEAYQFEGIMQKFPNHFHDYYVIGFIEQGKRHLVCNNEEYILNSGDMIVFNPHDPHACEQVDGRTLDYRCINVQPEVMREYAREITGQAYLPRFTSPVLYQSELVGSLHELHQMILEEQSDFCKEELLLLLLDQLLRDYSDAEPPVSTQDVTTEVRHICDYIEAHYMESISLNELADLTEMSKYHLLRLFTRQKGITPYRYLETIRINQAKRLLGQGLLPIEVAAQTGFSDQSHFTNFFKKLIGLTPKQYRRIFNHDAELKRTIDNLV, encoded by the coding sequence ATGACTCGGGAAGTCCGGACTGTCGTTTTTGATACCGACTTACATCTAGAAGCTTATCAATTTGAAGGCATTATGCAGAAGTTTCCCAATCATTTTCATGACTATTACGTCATTGGATTTATTGAACAAGGCAAGCGACACCTCGTCTGCAACAACGAAGAATACATTTTGAATAGTGGTGATATGATTGTTTTTAATCCACATGATCCACATGCCTGCGAACAGGTCGATGGCAGAACCCTCGATTATCGCTGTATCAACGTCCAGCCTGAGGTTATGCGAGAGTATGCGAGAGAGATTACTGGACAAGCTTACTTGCCACGGTTTACATCCCCCGTTCTCTACCAAAGTGAACTTGTGGGTTCCTTGCACGAGCTGCATCAGATGATTCTGGAAGAGCAATCGGATTTCTGCAAAGAAGAATTATTACTCTTACTACTGGATCAATTGCTGCGAGATTATTCGGATGCTGAACCGCCTGTATCCACGCAGGATGTAACCACAGAGGTCAGGCACATATGTGATTACATAGAAGCGCATTACATGGAGAGCATTTCGCTGAACGAGTTAGCCGATTTGACGGAGATGAGTAAGTATCACCTGCTGCGTTTATTCACTCGCCAGAAAGGGATAACCCCTTACCGCTACCTGGAAACCATTCGCATTAATCAAGCTAAACGTCTGCTGGGACAAGGCCTGCTTCCGATTGAAGTAGCCGCACAGACCGGATTCAGTGACCAGAGCCATTTCACGAATTTTTTCAAAAAACTGATCGGCCTGACGCCGAAGCAATATAGACGTATCTTCAACCATGATGCGGAATTGAAACGAACTATAGATAACCTCGTATGA
- a CDS encoding DMT family transporter, whose protein sequence is MTSHHNTNAATGHLLALFTILIWGTTFVSTKVLLIDFTPVEILFFRFLIGYLVLVLIYPRSLRTASFREEWLFIGAGICGVTLYFLIENIALVYTTASNVGVIVSIAPFFTAVLAHFFLDGEKLTRRFIIGFGIALSGILLIALNGSFILQLNPIGDLLAFIAPAVWAIYSVLMRKIGELCYHTIGATRKVFFYGLIFMLPALFLFEFHWELGRFTNMTNLSNILYLGLGASALCFVTWNQAVNLLGAIKTSVYIYLVPVITVVSSALILREQITWVIVIGAFLTLFGSYISERKGHKLNNKNTNPHRG, encoded by the coding sequence ATGACGAGTCATCATAACACCAATGCCGCTACCGGACATTTGCTCGCCTTATTTACCATATTGATCTGGGGAACTACCTTTGTCTCGACGAAGGTCCTGTTGATTGATTTCACTCCTGTAGAAATTTTATTTTTTCGCTTTCTGATCGGCTATTTGGTACTCGTACTAATCTATCCGCGTTCACTGCGGACCGCCTCATTCAGAGAAGAATGGTTATTTATCGGAGCAGGAATATGTGGAGTAACTCTATATTTTCTCATTGAAAATATTGCACTGGTGTATACGACTGCTTCCAACGTGGGTGTTATTGTCTCCATTGCCCCGTTCTTCACTGCCGTGCTCGCACATTTCTTCTTAGATGGTGAGAAGTTAACTCGCCGCTTCATTATCGGATTCGGGATTGCCTTGAGCGGCATCCTACTTATCGCACTGAACGGCAGTTTCATTCTGCAACTGAATCCGATAGGTGATCTACTTGCTTTCATAGCACCTGCGGTATGGGCGATCTACTCTGTGTTAATGCGGAAAATTGGCGAACTTTGTTATCACACCATTGGTGCGACCCGCAAGGTATTCTTCTATGGCCTGATCTTCATGCTGCCAGCTCTATTCCTGTTTGAATTCCATTGGGAACTCGGACGCTTCACGAACATGACCAATCTCTCCAATATTCTCTACCTCGGTCTGGGTGCCTCCGCGCTGTGTTTCGTGACCTGGAACCAGGCTGTGAATCTTCTCGGAGCTATCAAAACGAGTGTATATATCTATCTGGTACCTGTCATTACTGTCGTGTCATCTGCACTCATTCTTCGGGAACAGATCACTTGGGTGATTGTAATTGGGGCGTTCTTAACCCTATTTGGCTCTTACATTTCAGAGCGCAAAGGACACAAGCTTAACAACAAAAACACTAATCCGCATAGGGGTTAG
- a CDS encoding pseudouridine synthase, with translation MLINKYISETGFCSRRETNRLIAAGRITINGRICEKGAEVEPNDVVLIDGKQIPRNDSEPVYIALNKPIGIVCTAAEHVKGNIIQYMNYPSRIFAIGRLDKASEGLILLTNDGGIVNKMMRSEHNHDKEYVVTLDKPVTDEFVKSMSEGVEILDVVTKPCEVYRQSDNVFRIILTQGLNLQIRRMCKALGYRVLKLERVRIMNITLDQLERGQWRHLEQEELEILMSQLNEIK, from the coding sequence ATGTTAATTAACAAATACATAAGTGAAACGGGATTCTGCTCCCGCAGGGAAACGAACCGTTTAATTGCAGCCGGACGCATAACGATCAATGGCAGGATATGTGAAAAAGGGGCGGAAGTTGAACCTAACGATGTGGTACTCATTGATGGCAAGCAGATTCCTCGTAATGACAGCGAACCTGTCTACATTGCTCTGAATAAACCCATCGGTATTGTCTGCACAGCAGCAGAACATGTGAAGGGGAACATCATTCAATATATGAATTATCCTTCTCGCATATTTGCGATAGGCAGGCTGGATAAGGCATCTGAGGGGTTGATTTTGCTTACGAATGACGGAGGCATTGTGAACAAGATGATGCGTTCGGAGCATAATCATGATAAAGAATATGTAGTGACTTTAGACAAACCCGTAACTGACGAATTTGTAAAGTCCATGTCTGAAGGCGTTGAAATTCTGGACGTGGTGACCAAGCCCTGCGAAGTGTATAGGCAAAGTGACAATGTATTTCGTATTATTCTGACACAGGGTCTCAATCTGCAGATCCGCAGAATGTGCAAAGCCTTGGGGTACCGAGTCCTGAAGCTGGAGCGCGTGCGAATTATGAATATTACGCTGGATCAACTGGAGCGGGGACAATGGCGTCATCTGGAGCAAGAGGAACTGGAGATTCTGATGTCTCAATTAAATGAGATAAAATGA
- a CDS encoding DUF1963 domain-containing protein → MYKVTRFIVDPDDPIQNSGMWIGGEMAYVADWPLNPEGQPLLHLFSINCNTLSQQVHIPSLPQDKYISVFSTYSASEYFLDQVTYTGDELEWNENILAGCTYVSVTSHPLTSVCPVPPIPLSRVRLIEMELDDQEFPAFSFFSPNLPNGVKGIDHLLEEHQLVCQIYSGDFPEPYRDILGLPDANGYLFLRSGPASVHAPFDGIFFVQTA, encoded by the coding sequence ATGTACAAAGTTACTCGATTTATAGTTGACCCCGATGATCCAATCCAAAACTCTGGCATGTGGATTGGTGGAGAAATGGCATACGTTGCAGACTGGCCTCTCAACCCTGAGGGGCAGCCTTTATTACATCTGTTCTCCATCAATTGCAATACACTTTCACAGCAGGTCCATATCCCTTCTTTACCACAAGATAAATATATCTCGGTCTTCTCAACCTACTCCGCCTCCGAATACTTTCTGGATCAGGTAACCTATACGGGAGATGAGCTGGAATGGAACGAGAATATTCTCGCCGGATGCACTTATGTCTCGGTAACTTCGCATCCACTCACTTCCGTATGTCCCGTTCCACCCATTCCGTTAAGCCGCGTACGTTTGATTGAAATGGAGTTAGACGATCAGGAATTCCCTGCATTCTCATTTTTCTCTCCCAATTTACCAAACGGTGTGAAAGGAATTGACCATCTGCTAGAGGAACATCAACTGGTGTGTCAAATATATTCCGGAGATTTTCCTGAGCCTTATCGGGATATATTGGGTCTTCCCGATGCAAACGGTTATTTATTTTTGCGAAGTGGTCCGGCGTCTGTTCACGCACCATTCGATGGAATTTTCTTTGTACAGACTGCTTAA